ACTCCCGATATTCCGCCGGGATCTCCACCTGTGGGGCCTGTGAAACGCCCTCCACCTGAGTGGCTGCCAGAATCATTGGTCTCTGGCAAAGCACGGGGAGTGGTTGTAGGCAGTTCCTCAGGGCTCCACTCGAGGATGTCACATGGGTCCCAGGAACACCTGGGGGAATGTTTAGCGAACCAGGGACAAACCAGGATGATTTCAGCAGTGGAGTTCTCCAGCACCAAGAACCGTATCTCTTCCTGATGTAGCACCCCAACCTGGAGTGTGATGGTGGGTGAGCAGTATCTGATCCAGCCCCTTCCCTGCGGGCGTCCCTGAATGGTGTTGACAGCTTGCTTGTGAGTCCCCGTCTCACGGTGTAGCTGGAGGCGTTCTGGGCACGCCTGGGAAATGAAGTTCCCCGTGGAGCCGGAGTCGACTAGAATGGagacagagagtgtgagagaaggGGTTATCAGGGATACGGGTAGCTTGGGTAAATGCGAGATGTCAGAGGAAAAGTCTACAGCACTCCGTTGAGGAGGACGTGTTGGGCACTGGGCGACTCAGTGTCCTTGTTCTCCACAATATAGGCAGGCTCTGAACGCCATCCGGCGTTCTCGCTGATGGGAGGTCAGTCTGTGGGAGCCCAGTTGCATGGGTTCTGGTTCTGAGGCTGTAGATAGCGCAGAGGCTTGGGAGGTTTCTGCTGCAGGAGTGCGACTCGATCTTTGTATAAACGCCTCCAATCGCTAATTGAAGCTCCTGATTTAAACCTCTTTTGTATGTCCCAAGCAGTGCTGCCTCATTCCAACCACTAGGGGTGGCCAGCATGCGGAAACGGAGGCTGTAATCCACGACGCTATCCGCCCGCTGGCGGAGTTCAAGGAGTTGGTCGGCCATGGAAGTATTACCGGTGCTCGTGCAGAAGACTTCCGTGAAGTGTGCTATGAACGTGGCATATGACGTAATCGCTGGGCTCTCTGCACTCCAGAGTGCTCTCGGCCAAGCCAACGCACGTCCGGCGAGCAGCGAGATTAAAAACGCAACCCGGGCTCGCTCTGTGGGAAATCGCTGGGGTTGCATTTCAATGTACAGAAATACCTGAAGCAGGAAGCCGTGACACTCGGCCGTGCTTTCAGAAAAAACAGCCGGGAGAGCCATCGGGCTTCAAAGTGGTGGTGCAGCTCGGCTGGAAGCGGCCGACGTGAAAGCTTTGCGGATTGCCTTGGTGAGCTCTCTCACAGGATCATCGGATACTTCGGGCTGGGAATAAATAAGGTAACGCTGTTAGGTTTCCTTTTATTCCCAGTTGGCAAAGGtccgttcttctgtcaggctgaAAGAATGAGCAGAAGCCGAAGTTTAACAGAACAAAGATGTGTTTAAAACCGAAGGAAATGAAGATGAACCAAACCAGCATTAAGCACGGGATGACAGAATGCACAGGCAAAGAGCAGTTTAATAGATATATCCACAACAAAATAGTCCAATAAAAAGAGCAGACAGAAGGTCCAGTGAAGTTCTCCAGGCTAATCGGTAGAACGGACGGGGAGTGTTTGAAAGTGTGTGCTTATGTAGTGTGAGCTGATGAGAGTCAGGTGTACATGATTAGTAGGACGGGGAGCTGCTAGGAGGAATGTGTAGCTCAAGTGAgagtgtggctggtggatccctgacagttcCCTTCAAACCAGTGAGAAGGACattacatataaaaacataGTGTGCAGCTGCATTCTGCATCAGTTAAAGATGTCGAATATCTTTCAAACGCAGACCTGCCCAGGGTGAGTTGTAGTATTTAAGTTTTAAGTAAGTGTGGGACTGAATGTGTAGCTGAGTGGCCTAAATGGACAGAAAGAGCAAATTCTGCTAATGCTGTATAGGAGAGatttatacagggagtgcagaattattaggcaagttgtatttttgaggattaattttatttgaggatttaatttgaacaacaaccatgttctcaatgaacacaaaaaactcattaatatcaaagctgaatatttttggaagtagtttttagttttagctattttagggagatatctgtgtgtgcaggtgactattactgtgcataattattaggcaacttaacaaaaaacaaattcatacccatttcaattatttatttttaccagtgaaaccaatataacatctcaacattcacaaatatacatttctgacattcaaaaccaaacaaaacaaatcagtgaccaatatagccacctttctttgcaaggacactcaaaagcctgccatccatggattctgtcagtgttttgatctgttcaccatcaacattgcgtgcagcagcaaccacagcctcccagacactgttcagagaggtgtactgttttcctccttgtaaatcgcacatttgatgatggaccacaggttctcaatggggttcagatcaggtgaacaaggaggccatatcattagattttcttctttataccctttctgccagccacgctgtggagtacttggacggtgtgatggagcattgtcctgcatgaaaatcatgtttttcttgaaggatgcagacttcttcctgtaccactgcttgaagaaggtgtcttccagaaactggcagtaggactgggagttcagcttgactccatcctcaacccgaaaaggccccacaagctcatctttgatgataccagcccaaaccagtactccacctccaccttgctggcgcctgagtcggactggagctctctgccctttaccaatccagccacgggcccatccatctggcccatcaagactcactctcatttcatcagtccataaaaccttagaaaatcagtcttgagatatttcttggcccagtcttgacgctttcagcttgtgtgtcttgttcagtggtggtcgactttctgcctttcttaccttggccatgtctctgagtattgcacaccttgtgcttttgggcacccagtgatgttgcagctctgaaatatggccaaactggtggcaagtggcatcttggcagctgcacgcttgacttttctcagttcacgggcagttattttgcgccttggtttttccacacgcttcttgcgaccctgtcgactattttgaatgaaacgcttgattgttcgatgatcacgctcagaagcttggctatttttaaactgctgcatccctctgcaatatatctcactatttttgacttttctgagcctgtcaagtccttcttttgacccattttgccaaaggaaaggaagttgcctaataattatgcacacctgatatagggtgttgatgtcattagaccacaccccttctcattacagagatgcacatcacctaatatgcttaattggtagtaggctttccagcctatacagcttggagtaagacaacatgcataacgaggatgatgtggtcaaaatactcatttgcctaataattctgcactccctgtatgtgTGAAAATAGGGTTACTCAAAGGTTACATGCATTTCTTACATGCACAATGCCAAGTTCCTAATAAAAATAAGGCTTTAATAAAGAGTGTGGTAAATCTGCATGGCCTATAAAAAACTTCTCAAcaaaaagttcttttttttttcttggcaacagcgttacgggttagtcaaagaaaataataaggacataatcctcggtcttgcacacgtgcagtaataccggaaaaatgcggcggcaggctgttcccaaaatgttgctttgctcttaaaggagccacaacatatttcaccaaTTACaacgtgtaacagacactgtcttttgttaaagcctgtgtaaagttaattagtttcagtgtaaaaatatttgtcaaattcagtggttGCGTCTTATGTATGGGtacgctttatagtccggaaattacggtatatcaACAATATTCAATGTTTAATGCATGCTGGcagaataatttttattatatatcattttattaattaggAGAAATGCTTTGCCATAGCAATATCCAAAACCTAGCAACCTACAAACATGGCAGTGATCACCAGAACATAATTTCATACACAATCACTGCCAAGGTTTAAATGGACTTTGTTTGTATATAATCAGTTTATCACAATGTTTCTAAGTTTcttaaaatcaaattttttattttgcctagTTAAGTCTTGAGAAAAGGCCCTTACATCAGCAtgaaacttttttaaacatacacaatgtgttgcatttttattatggGTCTTGCACTAGCACCTCAGGATATAGTGCATTGAAGGACCTTAACTGTTTAATTCTGGAGCAATGAAAAATATTAAGTTACTGATCATATTGAACACAGAGAAAACACATATGACATGatatgatttataaataaaataaatgtcatttatttaaaaaaagtatatccagatttacatgtatatattgtatgttaAATCTGGATTtacaaaatataagaaaaatataaaaaatgtatttgtagaTGTTTTGATGTAACAAACATtgttaaaaagtattaatatagtttatttaaatagCAATCGCTTGCTATGGGAAACAAATATTCAAAAAAGTAGCCAACAGGCACAACATTACTAAAAATGTTTGgtttatataagaaataaattaaaactatttagCAGTTAGgaataaactaatttattttatttagactgAGATATTTAAAATCAGTGGATCAATTTTAGAAATTTTATTGCATTATGTTAAAAGAAATAAGGTTATTTGCTTTAGGCTCTATTGAATCTGTACTAATCTACAGccttttccaacatgacaatgaagACGTGGAATTAATTAAGTGCCTTGCCTAACTTAGTTGGTCTTTTTCAACGGTTTCTAAAGTAATTTATGTTTAAGAGTTCTAACATGGGTGgaattttgaataataataaagtatttgttATCCTATTAATAAGATGATATAAGTAAAAACAGCAAGGTATTGTATGTACTGTACTTGATACAGGAAGGGAAACATTCCTACGATCGTCAGATTATAGCCACAACTTGTGACTTGTTGACCCTCCCATATTGAAAATTATTGCTAAGGCTAACAGAATGCCTATATATGAATAGATTATAGCAGTCAAAGGTGCATACAggtactgtatattacacaaatatctgctATCAAGTCATTCATGCTGTATCATTACAAGCAACTGTATAAATTGACCCATGATCACaaaagaagctttttattttgttagggTTTACAAAGTGAAAGTTATGTAATCAAAATCAGAGTCTGAAAGAGCTAAATTAAAGATTCTTTTGTATTTCTGAATATTGGTCAGCTAATATAGTGAAAAGGAAAATTGAGTTCCCTCACAGTGAAACAATAAAGATGTCATATAAAGAACACAGCATACTATTGGATTATGTTGACATATTAATATTTAGAAACTTTAAGATCTATAAACAATACAAGCAATCAAAGGTTATACggtttacacaaatatacagccaaatatatatgtGCACACTTGACTGTAACATTCATATGAGGCTGCACAGACCCCAACCACAAATGAACTATGCACCTATAGAAAGAATTTGAACACCAATTTCATTTTAGGCTTTTATGCCAGATTCAGTGCCCAAACTCATGtgctcttgtggctaaataacTATATAAACTTATTTCAAAACCTAGTCGAATGTCTACTTAGAAAGTGGAGACTGCACTTATCGCAGCAATTGGGGACCCACCATATTAATACCAATGGTTTTAAAATGAGGTATTTAATGGTGAGATGTTTACAGACCTTCAGCTATATAgtgcatgtacagtataaaatGTTATCTCTTACTATATCCAGTCCTAGGAATTATTAAAATGCCTGGCCTTACTTTGTTATAGCCTGCACCTGAGAAACTGAagtattctttttaaaaattttcacTATGAATTTTCTAAAGTCCTTTGTGTTGAAGACATAAATGATTGGGTTTAACATGGGTGGAATTGTAAATGATAGTGAAGTATTAATTATTCTTGCATTAGGATGGATAGTGGATGTTAGAACAGCAAGGTATGTACTCAAAATTGGAAGAAAGAATATTCCTACTACTAGCAGATGAGAGCCACATGTTTTGAGGGCTTGGAGACGACCCTTCCATGTTACAATCTTGGTTAAGGCCAACAGAATGCCTATGTATGATAAGACTATAGCAGTCAAAGGTGCATAGAGGTATATTGTTGTACACAATTTTGCTATGAAGGAATTTATGCTGTTGTCATTACAAGCAATTGTATAAATTGGCCCATGGtcacaaaaaaagcttttgacCTGATTGGTTTTACAGAATGAAAGTCGAGTAATCAAAAATACCATTGTGAAATGTATGACAAAATTAAATAACCATATTGCTGTTAAAGTTGCAAACATAGACGAGTTATTTACAATTGCATGGTATCTCAGGGGTAAGCAAATGGCAATGAAACGGTCGCATGCCAGGACAACAAGAGTTAAAGCCTCTCCaccataaaagaaaaatgtaaaaaacatgtTAGCCAAACATGCATTATAGGATATGTACTGTGAATCAAAAAGAAATGTCTTCACGAGGTAGGGAATCAGTGTGTTTGTTTCACCAAAGTCTGACAGAGCTAAATTAAAGATTCCAATGTATTTAGGAATATGCAGATTTTTGTTCACTAATATcacaaaaatgacaaataagTTTCCACACAGAGAGATAATATAGACAAAAATTAGGAAAACAAAGTAGTACTGGCTGAAAGGTAACCCGGAAAATCCACTGATGAAAAAGTACTCGGGACGCACAAATGATGCATTTTGTAATAAACTGGAGTTCAGTTCGCTCATGATGAAATGAACTTTACTGCTGTTCACGTCCTTTGAACCTGAAAGTTCaccttaatttaataaataattgaatagaTACACATAGTCAACATAGTTCAtgttatttaaagtatttagGCTGTTTAAGCATTAATATCTTGAAAACATCATTTATAATACTTTTAACACCAAAATTTTAGCAGTGAACATTAGACTTAAATTATTACAACATTTAACTTTACCgttggtgtttatttttctgcagGATACTGATTATCTTGTATTGTTAATTCAACTTGtatgctttaaaatgttttatttctacatttattctCATGTGATAGCTCAGATAGTGACACTAATATACTCATCTGCTAGTGTCATATGGTTTTATAACCCTGTTGATACGTTTTAATTCTCCTCTTTTGGGAACAAGAGGGAAGggcaaatacattatatatgaatagaaaCATTTTGGGATCATTAGAAACCTTAAACAAACAATAGCAAccgtaaacaaacaaataaaaaacaaaatgtatgagAAGAATTatacagtcgccacggcttgctcatcatgtctgttgtgaaaagcgctatagaaat
The DNA window shown above is from Silurus meridionalis isolate SWU-2019-XX chromosome 12, ASM1480568v1, whole genome shotgun sequence and carries:
- the LOC124394623 gene encoding olfactory receptor 1M1-like; amino-acid sequence: MSELNSSLLQNASFVRPEYFFISGFSGLPFSQYYFVFLIFVYIISLCGNLFVIFVILVNKNLHIPKYIGIFNLALSDFGETNTLIPYLVKTFLFDSQYISYNACLANMFFTFFFYGGEALTLVVLACDRFIAICLPLRYHAIVNNSSMFATLTAIWLFNFVIHFTMVFLITRLSFCKTNQVKSFFCDHGPIYTIACNDNSINSFIAKLCTTIYLYAPLTAIVLSYIGILLALTKIVTWKGRLQALKTCGSHLLVVGIFFLPILSTYLAVLTSTIHPNARIINTSLSFTIPPMLNPIIYVFNTKDFRKFIVKIFKKNTSVSQVQAITK